The DNA segment CAAGGAAAGCCACGAGGGTGGTCCAGAGCAGCGGCAGCCAGGCGGGTTGCCGCGGCCTGGCGGTTATGACCCACAACAACCCCAGGAAAAGAATCGCACCCACGACACCTGTTTCGCTTGCGAAGAGCAGGTACTGGTTCAGTGGGAGGTCTTCCAGATGTTTGCGGCCGAAATTCAGGTTTTTCAGGGCGAAAAGAAAATTTCCGGCTCCCACCCCGGTAATGGGCGCCTCGCTCATCAATCGCAGCCCACTGCGCAACATGGTGATCCGTTGGTTGGAAGCCCGGTCCAGAGCGGCAACCCATCCATCTTTTTCCAGGCTGGTGTGAAATCCGGTGAGGGTTTGGGTGATGCGATGTCGCAATATCCCGCCACCCGCCAGCAACAGCGCCAGGCAGCAAAGAAGCATCAGCAGGCGTGTGCGCAAACGCCACTTTTTGGTTACCAGCATAACCAACGCCGCGGCAATGACAAAAATAAATCCGGTACGGCTGCCCGAAAGTACCAGCCCGTACAGCGCTGCAATCATCAGCAGAACGGTCTGCGGAAAAGTCAACCCGGGGCGCTTGCCGGGAGCGGGTTTTTTGTGTATATGGTTCAGCAGAGCCGCCAGGAATACAAAACCCGACATGAAACCCAGCGCGTTGAAATCGGATGTGCCGCCGTTTAACTGGTTGTGGTAAACAAAATATCCGCGGGAAAGGAAGTGCGGGGCGATAAAGCGCTGTACCACGGCGATTAAGAGGGTGACTGTATAGCCTGCGAACAGGTAATTGAGGGCCTGACCACGTGAAAGTTTGTGATGTCGCAGCATCATGAACAGATGCGGAGAAACAATGGCCAGCATCAGGGTGATGGTTGGGAAAACAACAGCGAAAGAGACCCGCTGCCCATCGGGTGTCACTGGCGTATCCCGTAAGAAGGCGTGTCCGGCAAGCGTCAAATTGCTCCAGCGTAAAACCAAAAACAGTGCGGAGATAACCACGATCATGGCCATCAATGCGGCCATGAATGCCAGGGGATGCCGGCCGTCGAGAGGTTCCCGCTTCCACATGGAGACCAGTATCATGCCGGAGAGCATGAAAAGGGGTGTCCCCATATAATTGAAAGGATATCCATTGGGATCCAGGGCCGGCAACGCGGATGTCCAGGGCAAAGCGAAAAGAAACCATAACAATGCTTTGTCCGGGTGATACAGGTAGAACGCGATTCCCAGTGTCAGGGCGATAACGGGAATTAAGATAAAATTCAAGTGGATGACAAAAACCAACAGACCGGCGATTAACGCCGCGACAAAGCAGATCCCCAGCAGGACCCGGCCGCCGGTCAACGGGTTACTCCTTAAAGAAATCCCGCACGGCTTGTGCGACTCTGTCCACTTCACCGTCTTCCAGATGGGGATGCATGGGAAGAGACAGTACTTCCGCGGCCAGGCGTTCAGAAACCGGAAAATCCCCTTTTCGATACCCGAGGTTGCGGACACCGGGTTGCAAGTGGCAGGGGATCGGATAGTGAATTCCGACACCGATTTGTCGGTTACGCAGGGATTCGGCCA comes from the Candidatus Aminicenantes bacterium genome and includes:
- a CDS encoding O-antigen ligase domain-containing protein; this translates as MTGGRVLLGICFVAALIAGLLVFVIHLNFILIPVIALTLGIAFYLYHPDKALLWFLFALPWTSALPALDPNGYPFNYMGTPLFMLSGMILVSMWKREPLDGRHPLAFMAALMAMIVVISALFLVLRWSNLTLAGHAFLRDTPVTPDGQRVSFAVVFPTITLMLAIVSPHLFMMLRHHKLSRGQALNYLFAGYTVTLLIAVVQRFIAPHFLSRGYFVYHNQLNGGTSDFNALGFMSGFVFLAALLNHIHKKPAPGKRPGLTFPQTVLLMIAALYGLVLSGSRTGFIFVIAAALVMLVTKKWRLRTRLLMLLCCLALLLAGGGILRHRITQTLTGFHTSLEKDGWVAALDRASNQRITMLRSGLRLMSEAPITGVGAGNFLFALKNLNFGRKHLEDLPLNQYLLFASETGVVGAILFLGLLWVITARPRQPAWLPLLWTTLVAFLVGTPLWLPELALLFWLMAWLLEPSSSRFKTLVKRPVLTTTILFLVFVIGSVLEFSRLHPLQWCLARQVPYNYGMWPKDQRVDGLPFQWTRAAAGTYLPAGNYDLIRLVADAPFHRLPQGKQTVQVLWRGERIRKMQAESVQEWPLILHSSRGGWLEFRVQPIFNLRRMGLGREGRTLGIQVHGLMP